The Opitutus sp. ER46 genome contains a region encoding:
- a CDS encoding ferredoxin, translating to MANSSDRTPDNVPGRYYVDSSCIDCDQCRVLAPDVFARNPDTGLGYVKRQPLTDDEIALAEEALASCATGSIGNDGA from the coding sequence ATGGCCAATTCATCCGATCGCACCCCCGACAATGTTCCTGGCCGCTACTACGTCGACTCGAGCTGCATCGACTGCGACCAATGTCGCGTGCTCGCCCCCGACGTCTTCGCCCGCAATCCCGATACGGGTCTGGGCTATGTGAAGCGCCAGCCGCTCACGGATGACGAGATTGCCCTCGCCGAAGAGGCGCTGGCGTCGTGCGCCACCGGCTCGATCGGCAATGATGGCGCCTGA
- a CDS encoding NADH-quinone oxidoreductase subunit N has translation MNPDFSILARALLPEACLVLGALLALAVDLTWGRRATMSDRLRTATVIGAFAIVGALYHIIALGPIGPVFGGVLVLDRLAVATRVAVLLLTQLTLVIATGTTKARHPAEYLTVMLGATVGFMLMAAARQMLVAFLALELASLSLYILAGFDKSRESAEAALKYFLVGGTAAAFLLFGFSLIYGLTGSIDFPVVARQLHDQPLSPLLVVALVMILVAFGFKAAAAPFHLWAPDVYEGAPPSSAALIASASKLAGFVLFTRMLWTGFGPVAGSVARVETLPGWVPVVAMIALASMLLGNFAALAQKDVRRLLAYSAIAHAGVILLGVIVVRRDGMGPMFYYALTYGLATVGAFGVIGAVAQSSPCAQITDLAGLHRRSPLLAGCLLIFILSLAGIPPLAGFFGKFGVFAAALKVNGLAGLLGWLALLAILLSAVALYYYLVVLKQALVARPAPKAARIPVPPETAVALIITAGLLVLLGVFPSVILRLV, from the coding sequence ATGAACCCCGACTTCTCAATTCTCGCCCGTGCCCTCCTGCCGGAAGCCTGCCTGGTGCTGGGCGCTCTGCTCGCGCTCGCCGTCGATCTCACCTGGGGGCGTCGCGCGACCATGTCCGACCGCCTGCGGACGGCCACGGTCATCGGGGCGTTCGCGATCGTGGGCGCGCTGTACCACATCATCGCACTCGGGCCGATCGGCCCGGTGTTTGGCGGGGTGCTCGTGCTCGACCGCCTGGCGGTGGCGACACGCGTCGCGGTGCTCCTCCTGACGCAACTGACGCTGGTGATCGCAACCGGAACGACCAAGGCCCGCCATCCGGCGGAGTATCTCACGGTGATGCTGGGGGCGACCGTTGGCTTCATGTTGATGGCGGCCGCACGCCAGATGCTGGTGGCTTTCCTGGCGCTCGAGCTGGCGAGCCTCTCGCTGTACATCCTGGCCGGGTTCGACAAGAGCCGCGAATCCGCCGAAGCTGCGCTGAAGTACTTCCTGGTCGGCGGCACCGCGGCCGCGTTCCTCCTGTTTGGCTTCAGCCTCATCTACGGGCTGACCGGGTCCATCGACTTCCCCGTGGTCGCGCGGCAGTTGCACGACCAGCCGCTGAGCCCGCTGCTGGTGGTGGCGCTGGTGATGATCCTGGTAGCCTTCGGCTTCAAGGCGGCGGCCGCGCCGTTTCATCTCTGGGCACCCGACGTCTATGAAGGCGCCCCGCCCTCGTCGGCGGCGCTGATCGCGTCGGCCTCGAAACTCGCGGGCTTCGTGCTGTTCACGCGGATGCTTTGGACCGGGTTCGGCCCGGTCGCCGGCAGCGTGGCGCGCGTCGAAACCCTGCCCGGCTGGGTGCCGGTGGTCGCGATGATCGCGCTCGCCTCGATGCTGCTGGGCAACTTTGCCGCGCTCGCCCAGAAGGACGTCCGGCGGCTCCTCGCCTACTCGGCCATCGCGCACGCGGGCGTGATCCTGCTCGGCGTGATCGTCGTCCGCCGCGACGGCATGGGCCCGATGTTCTACTACGCGCTGACCTACGGCCTCGCCACCGTCGGCGCGTTCGGCGTGATCGGCGCCGTGGCGCAGAGCAGTCCGTGCGCGCAGATCACCGACCTGGCGGGACTGCATCGGCGGTCACCGCTGCTGGCCGGCTGCCTGCTGATCTTCATTCTCTCCCTGGCGGGCATCCCGCCGCTCGCGGGATTCTTCGGCAAGTTCGGCGTCTTCGCGGCCGCCTTGAAGGTCAACGGACTCGCCGGCCTGCTCGGCTGGCTCGCGTTGCTGGCGATCCTCCTGAGCGCGGTGGCGCTTTATTACTACCTCGTCGTCTTGAAGCAGGCGCTCGTCGCGCGACCGGCGCCGAAGGCGGCGCGAATCCCCGTGCCGCCGGAGACCGCGGTCGCGTTGATCATCACCGCCGGCCTGCTGGTGCTGCTAGGCGTGTTCCCGTCGGTGATCCTGCGGCTGGTCTAG
- a CDS encoding NADH-quinone oxidoreductase subunit M: MNTLPGTLYLSFAGALLAWLAGRKSARAARWVALATAAAGAALALVAGADFIPQAGLQTIVDVAWIPELGVRYHLAADGISLTLVVLTGLAATAGVLFSWNITERPGDFFGLYLALIGGVYGVFLSADAFVLFVFYEIAIVPKYFLIAGWGSTNREYGAMKLVLYSFVGSSLVLAGVLWAYALAGGGSFGLAELAAAATRFTPGQQSALFALTFLGFGILAGLFPFHTWAPTGHVAAPTGASMLLAGVVMKLGAYGCLRVAMATFPVGLAAWQPVIAVLAIAGILYAGFVALVQDDFKFVIGYSSVSHMGFVLLGLAAANAQAVSGAVLQMFSHGVIAGLLFAVVGRMVYDRTHTRMLADLRALPLHRMLPFAALTFVLAALASMGMPGFSGFPAELTILIGAWRTAPGWAAGGAVGVLVAAAFTLRVMQLAFFGATEQPAHAAGTPHHGLPPITWPERIGAALLIGASVYIGLKPDVLLSWISPALESPLFQAALQGGVR; the protein is encoded by the coding sequence ATGAACACGCTTCCCGGCACTCTCTACCTCTCGTTCGCCGGTGCGCTGCTGGCCTGGCTGGCCGGGCGGAAATCGGCGCGCGCCGCCCGCTGGGTCGCGCTCGCGACCGCGGCGGCAGGCGCCGCGTTGGCCCTCGTGGCGGGGGCAGACTTCATCCCGCAGGCCGGGCTGCAGACGATCGTCGATGTCGCCTGGATTCCTGAACTGGGCGTGCGGTATCACCTGGCGGCGGATGGCATCAGCCTGACGCTCGTGGTTCTCACCGGGCTGGCGGCCACGGCAGGCGTGCTCTTTTCCTGGAACATCACGGAACGGCCGGGCGATTTCTTCGGCCTTTATCTCGCGCTGATTGGCGGCGTTTACGGCGTGTTCCTGAGCGCCGATGCGTTCGTGCTCTTCGTCTTCTACGAGATCGCGATCGTCCCGAAGTACTTCCTCATCGCGGGCTGGGGTTCGACCAACCGCGAGTACGGCGCGATGAAGCTCGTGCTCTACTCGTTCGTCGGCAGCTCGCTCGTGCTGGCGGGCGTGCTCTGGGCGTACGCGCTGGCGGGCGGCGGCAGCTTCGGGCTGGCCGAACTCGCGGCGGCGGCGACGCGTTTCACGCCCGGACAGCAGTCGGCATTGTTTGCGCTCACGTTCCTCGGCTTCGGCATCCTGGCCGGCCTTTTCCCGTTCCACACCTGGGCGCCGACGGGCCACGTGGCGGCGCCAACCGGGGCGTCGATGCTGCTGGCCGGCGTGGTAATGAAACTCGGCGCGTACGGCTGCCTGCGGGTCGCGATGGCAACGTTCCCCGTGGGGCTGGCGGCCTGGCAGCCCGTCATCGCGGTGCTCGCCATCGCGGGTATTCTCTACGCCGGTTTCGTGGCTCTCGTGCAGGACGACTTCAAGTTTGTGATCGGCTATTCGAGCGTGAGTCACATGGGCTTTGTCCTGCTCGGCCTCGCGGCGGCCAATGCCCAGGCGGTGAGCGGGGCCGTCCTGCAGATGTTCTCCCACGGCGTGATCGCCGGACTCCTGTTCGCGGTGGTCGGGCGCATGGTTTATGACCGCACGCACACGCGGATGCTGGCGGACCTGCGGGCGCTGCCGCTGCACCGGATGCTGCCGTTCGCAGCGCTGACCTTCGTGCTCGCGGCGCTGGCATCGATGGGCATGCCCGGTTTCAGCGGTTTTCCCGCCGAGCTCACGATCCTGATCGGCGCGTGGCGCACGGCCCCGGGCTGGGCGGCAGGCGGCGCGGTGGGCGTCCTGGTCGCGGCCGCCTTCACGTTGCGCGTGATGCAGCTCGCCTTCTTTGGCGCGACCGAGCAGCCGGCGCACGCGGCGGGCACCCCGCACCATGGCTTGCCGCCCATCACCTGGCCGGAACGCATCGGCGCGGCGCTCCTGATCGGCGCGTCGGTGTACATCGGCCTGAAACCGGACGTCCTCCTCAGCTGGATCAGCCCGGCGCTCGAGTCTCCCCTCTTCCAAGCCGCGCTGCAGGGAGGTGTGCGATGA
- a CDS encoding NADH-quinone oxidoreductase subunit M, producing the protein MTSFPLLSIVVFTPWIGAVLLAVWRSAPATLSRALAMAFSLSTLLLGVLLWARFDPTQTGMQFEENEAWISSLAIHYHLGLDGLSLVLVLLTGIVTPVALVATWHDPRQPRFVGVLFLLAQGSALGVFLALDFFPWFLFWELSLIPVYFLIKLWGGPGATRAAYQFVVYTIGGSAFLLLAFAALLATTGTADFVALAQLAASGELDVTLADVGAFWPTAIFVGVFLGVAVKVPLWPFHTWLPPAYAEAPTAASMFLTGVMSKMGVYGFLRLLWPIFPEQLHRAAPCLLWLALAGVVFGALAAMRQRDLKRMVAYSSVNHLSYCLLALFAVAAATGTPAYDRASATAALSGTIFQVFNHGLSAAALFYCVGLLEARSGGRRGLDDFGGLRTIAPIFAGLAGIALFSSLGLPGLNGFVGEFLIFRGVFGLAPWAAGVACLGLLATAWFLLTFWQRVFHGPKAGATLAGFRDVHRSEYLALLPLVALMFLLGVAPQLLAAIFNPLVTAWAGAAVMP; encoded by the coding sequence ATGACCTCCTTCCCGCTGCTTTCAATCGTGGTGTTCACGCCGTGGATCGGCGCGGTGCTGCTCGCGGTATGGCGCAGTGCGCCGGCGACTTTGAGCCGCGCGCTCGCAATGGCGTTCAGCCTCTCGACCCTCCTGCTCGGCGTCCTCCTCTGGGCGCGCTTCGATCCGACGCAAACCGGCATGCAGTTCGAGGAGAACGAGGCGTGGATCAGCAGCCTTGCCATCCACTACCACCTCGGCCTCGACGGGCTCAGCCTCGTGCTGGTGCTGCTCACCGGGATCGTGACGCCGGTCGCGCTGGTGGCCACCTGGCACGATCCACGGCAGCCGCGCTTCGTCGGCGTGCTGTTCCTGCTGGCGCAGGGTTCGGCGCTGGGCGTGTTCCTGGCACTGGATTTCTTCCCCTGGTTCCTGTTCTGGGAGCTCAGCCTCATCCCGGTGTACTTCCTCATCAAGCTGTGGGGCGGACCCGGCGCGACGCGGGCCGCCTATCAGTTCGTCGTGTACACGATCGGCGGCAGCGCCTTCCTGCTCCTCGCTTTCGCCGCCCTGCTGGCGACGACCGGCACGGCGGACTTCGTGGCGCTGGCCCAACTCGCCGCGAGCGGCGAACTCGATGTCACCCTGGCGGACGTGGGGGCTTTCTGGCCGACGGCGATTTTCGTCGGCGTGTTTCTCGGCGTCGCGGTGAAGGTCCCGCTTTGGCCCTTCCACACCTGGCTGCCTCCGGCGTACGCCGAAGCCCCGACCGCGGCGTCGATGTTCCTCACCGGCGTGATGTCGAAGATGGGCGTCTATGGGTTCCTGCGGCTCCTCTGGCCGATCTTCCCGGAGCAGTTGCACCGCGCCGCGCCGTGCCTGCTGTGGCTCGCGCTCGCCGGGGTTGTGTTCGGCGCGTTGGCGGCGATGCGCCAGCGCGACCTGAAGCGGATGGTCGCCTACTCATCAGTCAACCACCTGAGCTACTGCCTCCTCGCGCTGTTCGCGGTCGCCGCCGCCACCGGGACCCCAGCCTACGACCGCGCCTCCGCCACGGCGGCGCTGAGCGGCACGATCTTCCAGGTGTTCAACCACGGCCTCTCGGCCGCCGCGCTGTTCTACTGTGTCGGGCTGCTCGAGGCGCGCTCCGGCGGACGCCGGGGGCTGGATGACTTCGGCGGACTCCGGACGATCGCGCCGATCTTCGCGGGCCTCGCCGGGATCGCGCTCTTCTCGTCGCTCGGGCTCCCGGGGCTCAACGGTTTCGTCGGTGAGTTCCTGATCTTTCGCGGCGTGTTTGGCCTCGCGCCCTGGGCGGCCGGCGTCGCCTGCCTGGGTCTGCTCGCCACCGCGTGGTTCCTCCTGACGTTCTGGCAGCGCGTCTTCCACGGGCCAAAGGCCGGAGCCACCCTGGCAGGCTTTCGCGACGTGCACCGCTCCGAGTACCTGGCGCTCCTGCCGCTCGTCGCGCTGATGTTCCTCCTCGGCGTCGCGCCCCAATTGCTCGCCGCCATCTTCAATCCGCTGGTCACGGCCTGGGCCGGGGCGGCCGTCATGCCATGA
- the nuoL gene encoding NADH-quinone oxidoreductase subunit L produces the protein MSLPVHLLWLVPALPLLAAAIGALTPRHGRRVAATAAIAAMGLSFLLACGALIGALQAPAAHQVANFTWFDVGTDAFQLGWLLDPLTACMAVMVTFVGLLIFIFSLGYMRTDANFTRFFCFLSLFAAAMLGLIVANSLFLLFVCWELVGLASYLLIGFWFDRPAAAAAAKKAFITTRIGDLGLLIGMIWLYHETGSLLFFDAGRGVLEPTALGQLTAQFTVGGLAVSTAIGVLIFCGAIGKSGQFPLHVWLPDAMEGPTPVSALIHAATMVAAGVFLIARVYPLMAADQALAAVPVHALTVVAAIGAITALLGALVAVAQHDIKRVLAFSTVSQLGYMMLALGVGSWVAAIFHLLTHAFFKALLFLGAGSVIHAAHHEQDVRQLGGLGRRMPVTTITFAIGMMALAGVPFLFSGFWSKEGILHAAHGWPVSPLPLVIGLLAVVLTAFYMTRLVAETFFGRARSAAAEHAHESPAVMTVPLVLLAAGAVLLGFLGTPAWPWLQAALEGHAEVHGHSLLEGAGLMMLSIVLVALGLGSGWALYGRRPRTAPEAKDPLQQAAPGAFAALAGRLGFDELYAASIGRLATAGAAAADLLDRYLWDGVVRFLAQLGEFTGVVNRETDESVLNGGFDHVSAQFRATGQAYARRQSGDPHGYLRVVALGFVILVLIVMLGGGR, from the coding sequence ATGTCGCTCCCCGTCCACCTTCTCTGGCTGGTTCCCGCGCTGCCGCTGCTCGCGGCGGCCATCGGCGCGCTCACCCCGCGTCACGGCCGGCGCGTGGCCGCGACCGCCGCGATCGCGGCGATGGGGCTGTCGTTCCTGCTCGCGTGCGGCGCCCTGATTGGCGCGCTGCAGGCCCCGGCGGCGCACCAGGTCGCCAACTTCACGTGGTTCGATGTGGGCACCGACGCGTTCCAGCTCGGCTGGCTGCTCGATCCGCTCACGGCGTGCATGGCGGTGATGGTCACGTTCGTCGGCCTGCTGATCTTCATCTTCAGCCTCGGCTACATGCGGACCGATGCGAATTTCACGCGATTCTTCTGCTTCCTGAGCCTGTTCGCTGCCGCGATGCTTGGGCTGATCGTCGCGAACAGCCTGTTCCTGCTCTTCGTCTGCTGGGAGCTCGTGGGCCTCGCGTCCTATCTGCTGATCGGCTTCTGGTTCGACCGCCCTGCCGCCGCGGCCGCGGCGAAGAAGGCCTTCATCACCACCCGCATCGGCGACCTCGGCCTGCTGATCGGGATGATCTGGCTGTATCACGAGACCGGCTCGCTCTTGTTCTTCGACGCCGGTCGGGGCGTGCTTGAGCCGACCGCGCTTGGACAGCTCACCGCCCAGTTCACCGTCGGCGGGCTCGCCGTCTCCACCGCGATCGGCGTCCTCATCTTCTGCGGCGCGATCGGCAAGTCCGGCCAGTTCCCGCTGCACGTGTGGCTGCCGGACGCAATGGAGGGTCCGACCCCCGTCTCGGCCCTGATTCACGCCGCCACGATGGTGGCGGCCGGCGTGTTCCTGATCGCGCGGGTGTATCCGCTCATGGCGGCGGACCAGGCGCTCGCCGCCGTGCCGGTGCACGCGCTCACGGTCGTCGCCGCAATTGGCGCCATCACCGCGCTGCTCGGGGCGCTGGTTGCCGTGGCGCAGCACGACATCAAACGGGTGCTCGCGTTTTCCACCGTCTCCCAGCTCGGCTACATGATGCTGGCGCTGGGGGTGGGCTCCTGGGTGGCGGCGATCTTCCATCTTCTCACGCACGCCTTCTTCAAGGCCCTGCTCTTCCTCGGCGCCGGTTCGGTGATCCACGCGGCGCATCACGAGCAGGACGTCCGGCAACTCGGCGGACTCGGCCGGCGGATGCCCGTGACCACGATCACCTTCGCGATCGGCATGATGGCGCTGGCCGGCGTGCCGTTCCTGTTCTCCGGCTTTTGGAGCAAGGAAGGCATCCTCCACGCCGCCCACGGCTGGCCGGTCTCTCCGCTGCCGCTGGTCATCGGGCTCCTCGCCGTCGTGCTGACCGCTTTCTACATGACCCGCCTGGTCGCCGAGACCTTCTTCGGCCGTGCCCGCAGTGCCGCCGCCGAACACGCGCACGAAAGCCCGGCCGTCATGACCGTGCCACTCGTGCTGCTCGCGGCCGGCGCGGTGCTGCTCGGCTTCCTCGGCACGCCCGCGTGGCCCTGGCTGCAGGCCGCGCTCGAAGGCCACGCCGAGGTGCACGGCCACTCGCTCCTGGAGGGCGCCGGGCTGATGATGCTCTCGATCGTGCTCGTCGCGTTGGGCCTGGGTTCCGGTTGGGCGCTGTATGGACGCCGGCCGCGCACCGCGCCCGAGGCGAAGGACCCGTTGCAGCAGGCCGCGCCAGGAGCGTTCGCCGCGTTGGCGGGCCGGCTCGGTTTCGACGAACTCTACGCCGCCTCGATCGGCCGGCTGGCGACCGCGGGGGCGGCCGCGGCGGACCTGCTCGACCGGTATCTTTGGGACGGCGTCGTGCGCTTCCTGGCGCAGCTCGGCGAGTTCACCGGCGTGGTCAACCGTGAGACCGACGAGTCGGTGCTCAATGGCGGCTTCGACCACGTCAGCGCCCAGTTCCGCGCCACCGGGCAGGCCTATGCTCGCCGACAATCCGGCGACCCGCACGGCTACCTGCGGGTCGTGGCACTCGGCTTCGTCATCCTGGTGCTGATCGTGATGCTGGGAGGTGGCCGATGA
- the nuoK gene encoding NADH-quinone oxidoreductase subunit NuoK, with protein sequence MSPLQLCLLLSSALFVIGLVGALSRSHAILVLLGVELMLNAANLNFIAFWRYGPPQTAATGVIFVIFAIGIAAAEAAVGLALVIALYRHQKNARLEEANRLKG encoded by the coding sequence ATGTCCCCCCTTCAACTCTGCCTCCTGCTGTCCAGCGCCCTCTTCGTGATTGGACTCGTGGGTGCGTTGTCCCGCAGCCACGCGATCCTCGTGTTGCTGGGCGTGGAGCTGATGCTGAACGCGGCCAACCTGAACTTCATCGCGTTCTGGCGCTACGGGCCGCCGCAAACCGCGGCCACCGGCGTGATCTTCGTGATCTTCGCCATCGGCATCGCCGCGGCGGAGGCGGCAGTCGGCCTCGCCCTGGTGATCGCGCTTTACCGCCACCAGAAGAACGCCCGGCTTGAGGAGGCCAACCGGCTCAAAGGATGA
- a CDS encoding NADH-quinone oxidoreductase subunit J, with protein MSLIFLALALVILGPAAVAMALRNLIHSALLLVGCWAGIAAFYLWAGAEFVAFAQVLVYVGAVSMIVLFAVLLTRRAPGDATIGAESRRRFASALLTGGAVFGALAGAVVGTDVQMPVATPAPTIGVRELGRQLLGPHAAAVLIMGLLLTITLLGAVVLAAIDRDEPLPPGSPRPPSS; from the coding sequence ATGAGCCTGATCTTTCTCGCCCTCGCACTCGTCATCCTCGGCCCCGCCGCCGTGGCGATGGCACTGCGCAACCTGATCCACAGCGCCCTCCTGCTGGTCGGCTGCTGGGCGGGCATCGCGGCGTTCTACCTCTGGGCGGGCGCCGAGTTCGTCGCTTTCGCCCAGGTGCTGGTTTATGTCGGCGCGGTCTCGATGATCGTCCTGTTCGCGGTGCTCCTGACGCGCCGCGCGCCGGGCGACGCCACGATCGGAGCCGAATCCCGCCGGCGGTTCGCGAGCGCGCTCCTCACCGGTGGGGCCGTGTTCGGGGCGCTGGCCGGCGCCGTCGTGGGCACCGACGTCCAGATGCCCGTCGCCACTCCCGCCCCGACGATCGGGGTGCGCGAACTCGGCCGGCAGCTCCTGGGCCCGCACGCCGCGGCGGTGCTCATCATGGGCCTGCTGCTCACCATCACCCTCCTCGGCGCCGTGGTCCTCGCCGCCATCGACCGTGACGAGCCGCTCCCACCCGGATCTCCGCGCCCACCTTCCTCCTAA
- the nuoH gene encoding NADH-quinone oxidoreductase subunit NuoH: MNAPEHFLERAPLLLRDWVTGALPEPWRWLANSLIAIAVILAVFGLLFAFLTLVERKVLGRVQNRPGPNRTGWFGVLQPFADGIKMLTKEDIVPRSADQVLHFLAPVLLLAFSILTFAVIPYGRHLLPVELDAAVLYFFAAGAATELAVFMAGWASHNKYALLAAMRALAQLISYELPLLLAVVPVVMLAGTLSTAGIVEAQGGWTFGFLPQWHVFSPWGFAGFVIFMIAALAESNRSPFDLPEAESELIAGHLTEYSGFKYALFFMAEYFGMCALSGLAVTLFLGGWQPPLPFLAIVPSYAWFGLKLIGLLLGFIWIRATFPRLRIDQLTRLAWKFLVPLALVNLATAAFWVLTRDWSGALRVSRWLIGAVLVVGPYLLLSRALFRGLGPRRYTYAA; encoded by the coding sequence ATGAACGCCCCGGAACACTTCCTCGAGCGCGCGCCCCTCCTGCTCCGCGATTGGGTGACGGGCGCCCTGCCCGAGCCTTGGCGCTGGCTGGCCAACAGCCTGATCGCGATCGCAGTGATCCTGGCGGTGTTCGGCCTGCTCTTCGCCTTTCTCACGCTCGTCGAGCGCAAGGTCCTCGGGCGCGTGCAGAACCGCCCCGGCCCGAACCGCACCGGCTGGTTCGGCGTGCTCCAGCCGTTCGCCGATGGCATCAAAATGCTCACGAAGGAGGACATCGTGCCGCGCTCGGCCGATCAGGTGCTGCACTTCCTGGCGCCGGTGCTGCTGCTCGCCTTCTCCATCCTCACCTTCGCGGTCATCCCGTACGGGCGTCACCTCCTGCCGGTGGAGCTCGATGCCGCGGTGCTGTATTTCTTCGCCGCCGGCGCCGCCACGGAGCTCGCGGTCTTCATGGCCGGCTGGGCCAGCCACAACAAGTACGCGCTCCTCGCCGCCATGCGCGCGCTCGCGCAGCTCATCAGCTACGAGCTGCCGCTCCTGCTTGCCGTCGTGCCGGTCGTCATGCTCGCGGGCACGTTGTCCACCGCGGGGATCGTCGAGGCGCAGGGCGGCTGGACCTTCGGCTTCCTCCCGCAATGGCACGTGTTTTCGCCGTGGGGCTTCGCCGGCTTCGTTATCTTCATGATCGCAGCGCTCGCCGAATCGAACCGCTCGCCCTTCGACCTGCCGGAAGCCGAGAGCGAGCTGATTGCCGGCCACCTCACGGAGTACTCGGGTTTCAAATACGCCCTGTTCTTCATGGCCGAGTACTTCGGCATGTGCGCGCTCAGCGGCCTGGCCGTCACGCTCTTCCTCGGCGGGTGGCAGCCCCCCCTGCCCTTCCTGGCGATCGTCCCGTCGTACGCCTGGTTCGGCCTCAAGCTCATCGGCCTGCTGCTGGGCTTCATCTGGATCCGGGCGACCTTCCCGCGGCTGCGGATCGACCAACTCACCCGCCTGGCCTGGAAGTTCCTTGTGCCGCTCGCGCTCGTGAACCTCGCGACCGCCGCCTTCTGGGTGCTCACGCGCGACTGGTCCGGGGCGCTGCGCGTGAGCCGCTGGCTGATCGGCGCGGTGCTGGTGGTCGGTCCCTATCTCCTGCTCAGTCGCGCGCTCTTCCGCGGACTCGGGCCGCGCCGCTACACATACGCCGCATGA
- a CDS encoding 4Fe-4S dicluster domain-containing protein, with amino-acid sequence MLGTGLIKGLTVTAKNFVGSFHDPARFVTTQYPEERTTLPESFRNFPFLVHDGDQAIDGLRCVACKICENECPPQCIYIIPERDERGRPAKKPRVFDIDVSVCMSCQICVEVCPFDAIKMDQQYEIATPERFASLLLHREQLAKPNAYFHQIHPTEAAEVDARLAAMKRAAEEKKAAAAPKPPAPSAPTV; translated from the coding sequence ATGCTCGGCACCGGACTCATCAAAGGCCTGACCGTCACGGCGAAGAACTTCGTCGGGAGCTTCCATGATCCGGCGCGGTTCGTGACGACGCAGTATCCGGAGGAGCGCACGACCCTGCCGGAGAGCTTCCGAAATTTCCCGTTCCTCGTCCACGACGGCGACCAGGCGATCGACGGGCTCCGCTGCGTGGCCTGCAAGATCTGCGAGAACGAGTGCCCGCCGCAGTGCATCTACATCATCCCGGAGCGCGACGAACGCGGCCGGCCGGCGAAGAAGCCGCGGGTCTTCGACATCGACGTGTCGGTCTGCATGAGCTGCCAGATCTGCGTCGAGGTCTGCCCGTTCGACGCCATCAAGATGGACCAGCAATACGAGATCGCGACGCCCGAGCGCTTTGCGTCGCTGCTCCTCCACCGCGAGCAACTCGCGAAGCCGAACGCCTACTTTCACCAGATCCACCCCACCGAAGCGGCCGAGGTGGACGCCCGGCTCGCCGCGATGAAGCGCGCGGCGGAGGAAAAGAAAGCCGCCGCCGCGCCAAAACCGCCAGCGCCCTCGGCGCCAACCGTATGA
- a CDS encoding NADH-quinone oxidoreductase subunit D yields MGPHHPSTHGVFRMMVTLDGETIVRLKPVFGYLHRNHEKLGENTTYLASMPYTDRLDYLSSMTNNWAYALAVEKLAGQPVPERAEYLRVILAELTRLLNHTCLAGFLLQDTGCSGTPLMYAFREREKILDLFEALSGSRMMYNYQRFGGCRVDPSPEWLAAAQRLADGYGAFLDEYEALITGNEILMARTQGVGVLPPDLAIAAGVTGPMLRASGVDYDLRKVDGYGVYPRLPFRVPLGAHGDTYDRYMVRVLEMRESLQLLRQAFRDLPAGPIMDPKAKIRGFKPKPGEAYGRIEGPKGEIGFYLISDGTGNPYRYRVRAPSFVNLTVLEDMCLGQTVADAVIILGSVDIVLGEVDR; encoded by the coding sequence ATGGGACCGCACCACCCGTCGACGCACGGCGTGTTCCGGATGATGGTGACCCTGGACGGCGAAACGATCGTCCGGCTGAAGCCCGTCTTCGGTTACCTCCACCGCAATCACGAGAAGCTCGGCGAGAACACGACGTACCTCGCCTCGATGCCGTACACCGACCGGCTCGATTACCTCTCGTCGATGACGAACAACTGGGCGTACGCGCTGGCGGTCGAGAAACTCGCCGGCCAGCCCGTACCCGAACGCGCCGAATACCTCCGTGTCATCCTCGCGGAGCTCACGCGCCTGCTGAATCACACCTGTCTCGCCGGCTTCCTGCTCCAGGACACCGGCTGCAGCGGCACGCCGCTCATGTACGCGTTCCGCGAACGCGAAAAGATCCTCGACCTGTTCGAGGCCCTGAGCGGCTCGCGTATGATGTACAACTACCAGCGCTTCGGCGGCTGCCGCGTCGATCCGTCTCCGGAATGGCTGGCCGCCGCCCAGCGCCTGGCCGACGGCTATGGCGCCTTCCTCGACGAGTACGAGGCGCTGATCACCGGCAACGAGATCCTGATGGCCCGCACGCAGGGCGTCGGCGTGCTCCCACCCGACCTGGCCATCGCCGCCGGCGTCACCGGTCCCATGCTCCGGGCGAGCGGCGTCGATTACGACCTGCGCAAGGTCGACGGCTACGGCGTGTATCCGCGGCTGCCGTTCCGCGTGCCGCTCGGCGCGCACGGCGACACCTACGATCGGTACATGGTCCGCGTGCTGGAGATGCGCGAATCGCTGCAGCTCCTGCGGCAGGCGTTTCGCGACCTCCCCGCGGGACCGATCATGGACCCGAAGGCGAAGATCCGCGGCTTCAAGCCCAAGCCGGGCGAAGCCTACGGTCGGATCGAGGGTCCCAAGGGTGAAATCGGCTTCTACCTGATCAGCGACGGCACCGGGAACCCCTACCGCTACCGGGTCCGCGCGCCGTCCTTCGTCAACCTCACCGTGCTCGAGGACATGTGCCTCGGCCAAACCGTCGCCGATGCGGTGATCATCCTCGGCAGCGTCGATATCGTCCTCGGCGAAGTGGACCGGTGA